A single window of Culicoides brevitarsis isolate CSIRO-B50_1 chromosome 3, AGI_CSIRO_Cbre_v1, whole genome shotgun sequence DNA harbors:
- the LOC134833394 gene encoding chymotrypsin-1-like, with amino-acid sequence MFCKSLFFVVLFIRTSKSEETLQPLIHNGIPAQEGSFPYQVSIRYKISDWHLCGGAIIAEQWIATAKHCIEESQPGDLQIYVGSIYKDHGGVYYDIERLIPYPGDYWILEQDFGLIQVNEKIRFNDFTQPISIAAEYWDFQPDDRVNVSGWGVNEKQESPNQLHYTETFLDYSIICLIIFPLYANDAIVCTQKFQPGNACYGDSGGPLVRKGKLVGVVSGGWKCSTGYHSVYSKVHYYQNWINSQMQRFSKP; translated from the exons ATGTTTTGCAAGTCGCTATTTTTTGTCGTGCTTTTCATCAGAACATCTAAAAGCGAAGAAACTTTGCAGCCACTAATTCATAATGGAATACCTGCGCAAGAAGGATCATTTCCTTATCAAGTTTCAATTAGATATAAAATTTCGGATTGGCATTTGTGCGGAGGCGCGATAATCGCGGAACAATGGATTGCAACTGCCAAGCACTGTATCGAAGAAAGTCAACCAGgtgatttacaaatttatgttGGAAGTATTTATAAAGATCATGGAGGTGTTTATTACGATATTGAACGACTAATTCCGTATCCAGGAGATTATTGGATATTGGAGCAGGACTTTGGATTGATTCAAGTTAACGAAAAGATTCGCTTTAATGACTTTACGCAACCCATTAGTATAGCAGCCGAGTATTGGGATTTCCAACCTGACGATAGGGTCAATGTTAGTGGATG gGGCGTCAATGAAAAACAAGAAAGTCCCAATCAATTGCATTATACTGAAACATTTCTCGATTATTCCATCATCTGTTTGATTATCTTTCCACTTTATGCTAACGATGCCATTGTCtgtacacaaaaatttcaaccggGAAATGCCTGCTATGGTGACTCGGGAGGCCCGTTAGTTCGAAAGGGGAAACTCGTAGGTGTTGTAAGCGGCGGATGGAAATGTAGCACCGGATACCATTCCGTATACTCTAAAGTTCATTACTATCAAAACTGGATAAATTCACAAATGCAGCGTTTCTCGAAGCCTTAG